The following proteins are co-located in the Castanea sativa cultivar Marrone di Chiusa Pesio chromosome 8, ASM4071231v1 genome:
- the LOC142607192 gene encoding pentatricopeptide repeat-containing protein At5g66520-like has translation MRRCFSTFKRQSNSNHHTPISLLDSCKSIQQTKQAHAQLITTGLILHPIPANKLLKTLNLSSSASISYAHQVFDQIPFPDCFLYNTMINAHSLSPTSSHNSLILFRSMIRGSGVPNRYTFVFAFKACGNGLGVLEGEQIRVHAIKVGLENNVFVTNALIGMYANWGLVEEARRVFDCSVNRDLYSWNIMLGGYVGTGDMVRAMDLFEEMCERDVVSWSTIIAGYVQVGCFMEALDLFHKMLQTGPKPNEFTLVSALAACANLVALDQGRWIHVYLDKGEIKMNEQVLASLIDMYSKCGEIEFASTIFHYERGLKRKVWPWNAMIGGFAMHGKSKEAIDTFEQMKIERVSPNKVTFIALLNACSHGNMVHEGRGYFESMASSYGIEPEIEHYGCMVDLLGRTGLLKEAEEVISSMPMAPDAAIWGALLGACRIHKDMKRGERVGKVLKDLHSNHIGCHVLLSNIYSASGRWNEANVVREKIEVSGRKKTPGCSSIELNGVFHQFLVGDRSHPQTKQLYSFLEEMTVKLKIAGYVPEFGEVLLDIVDEEDKETALSKHSEKLAIAFGLMNTAPGTPIRIVKNLRVCGDCHQATKFISKVYDREIIVRDRIRFHHFKDGICSCKDYW, from the coding sequence ATGAGACGTTGTTTCTCCACTTTCAAAAGACAGTCAAATTCAAATCATCACACACCCATCTCTCTTCTTGATTCCTGCAAATCAATCCAACAAACCAAACAAGCCCATGCCCAGCTGATCACCACTGGCCTTATCCTACACCCTATCCCAGCAAATAAACTCCTCAAAACGCTCAATCTTTCAAGCTCTGCTTCTATCTCTTATGCCCACCAAGTGTTTGATCAAATTCCCTTTCCTGACTGCTTTCTCTATAATACCATGATCAATGCTCATTCACTCTCACCCACTTCTTCTCATAATTCGCTTATTTTATTTCGATCAATGATCCGGGGTTCGGGTGTGCCTAATCGGTACACTTTTGTGTTTGCGTTTAAAGCTTGTGGTAATGGGTTGGGGGTTTTGGAGGGCGAGCAAATACGGGTTCATGCGATAAAGGTTGGGTTGGAGAACAATGTGTTTGTTACAAATGCGTTGATTGGGATGTATGCAAATTGGGGTTTGGTTGAGGAGGCTAGAAGGGTGTTTGATTGCAGTGTGAATCGGGATTTGTACTCGTGGAATATTATGCTTGGTGGATATGTGGGGACAGGTGATATGGTTCGAGCTATGGATTTGTTTGAGGAAATGTGTGAACGTGATGTTGTATCATGGAGTACTATCATTGCTGGTTACGTCCAGGTGGGTTGTTTCATGGAGGCTTTGGATCTCTTCCACAAGATGCTGCAAACGGGTCCTAAACCCAATGAGTTTACCCTGGTAAGTGCTCTTGCAGCCTGTGCAAATCTAGTGGCATTGGATCAAGGAAGGTGGATCCATGTTTATCTTGACAAGGGTGAGATCAAGATGAATGAGCAAGTTCTAGCTAGCCTAATTGACATGTACTCAAAGTGTGGAGAGATAGAATTTGCATCAACGATATTCCACTATGAACGTGGTCTGAAGCGGAAGGTTTGGCCTTGGAATGCCATGATTGGTGGATTTGCAATGCATGGCAAATCCAAGGAAGCAATTGATACTTTTGAGCAAATGAAGATCGAAAGAGTTTCTCCTAACAAGGTCACATTTATTGCCTTATTAAATGCTTGCAGCCATGGAAATATGGTTCATGAGGGAAGGGGTTATTTTGAATCAATGGCAAGTTCTTATGGAATTGAGCCAGAGATAGAGCACTATGGGTGTATGGTAGATCTACTAGGCCGCACTGGACTCTTGAAGGAAGCTGAAGAGGTCATATCTAGTATGCCAATGGCTCCAGATGCTGCCATTTGGGGGGCATTACTTGGTGCTTGTAGAATTCATAAAGATATGAAAAGGGGAGAGCGAGTAGGAAAAGTTTTAAAAGATTTGCATTCCAACCATATTGGTTGTCATGTTCTATTGTCTAACATTTATTCTGCATCTGGGAGATGGAATGAAGCAAATGTTGTAAGAGAGAAGATTGAAGTAAGTGGCAGAAAGAAAACCCCTGGTTGCAGCTCCATTGAATTGAATGGTGTGTTCCATCAATTCCTTGTGGGAGATAGATCTCATCCTCAAACTAAGCAACTGTATTCATTCCTGGAAGAGATGACAGTTAAATTGAAGATTGCAGGATATGTTCCAGAATTTGGAGAAGttttacttgatattgttgaCGAGGAAGATAAAGAGACAGCTCTGTCAAAGCATAGTGAGAAGTTAGCTATTGCTTTTGGGTTGATGAACACAGCACCTGGGACCCCAATTCGCATTGTAAAGAACTTAAGAGTTTGTGGAGATTGCCACCAAGCAACAAAGTTCATATCCAAGGTTTATGATAGAGAGATTATTGTCAGGGACAGGATTAGGTTTCACCATTTTAAAGATGGAATCTGTTCTTGCAAAGACTATTGGTAG